A window of Zingiber officinale cultivar Zhangliang chromosome 5A, Zo_v1.1, whole genome shotgun sequence contains these coding sequences:
- the LOC121980446 gene encoding cytokinin dehydrogenase 9-like yields MAMHSYFLHLFLIVALVSVVTTHVSNPVVPSPLRPLLHLQGNLSFDDAPLAAKDFGNIYQLLPAAVLYPASVSDVVSTVQHVFQLGPRSKLTVAARGHGHSLQGQAQTDGGIVVRMEALGGGTRVVHQHHGGQPYADASGGELWINVLVECLKHGLAPKSWTDYLHLTVGGTLSNAGISGQAFRHGPQISNVYQLEIVTGKGEVMNCSEEENSELFHAARGGLGQFGIITRAQIALEPAPEMVRWIRVLYSDFTSFTEDQEMLISAKETFDYIEGFVITNRTGLINNWRSSFNPRDPVRASQFDSDGKILFCLEMTKNFNQHEAESMDQQVEQHLSKLRYLPSTLFQSEVSYLEFLDRVHASEVKLRSKGLWDVPHPWLNLFIPRARIKDFAREVFGKILRDSSRGPILLYPLNRSKWDNRTSAVIPDEEIFYLVALLSSAPSPGSLEEALKQNRKILDFCNKEGIKMKQYLPYYTTQEEWRGHYGDRWEMFAHRKGIYDPLSILAPGQRIFHKGVQSSSSS; encoded by the exons ATGGCCATGCATAGCTACTTCCTTCACCTCTTCCTCATCGTAGCCCTTGTCAGCGTCGTCACCACGCACGTCTCCAACCCCGTGGTACCCTCCCCCCTCCGACCGCTCCTCCACCTCCAAGGCAATTTAAGCTTCGACGACGCGCCCCTGGCCGCAAAGGACTTCGGGAATATATACCAGCTACTGCCGGCGGCAGTCCTGTACCCGGCGTCCGTCTCCGATGTTGTCTCCACCGTGCAGCACGTGTTCCAGTTAGGGCCGAGATCAAAGCTCACGGTGGCGGCCCGTGGCCACGGGCACTCTCTTCAGGGCCAGGCTCAGACTGACGGTGGAATAGTGGTGCGAATGGAGGCGCTCGGTGGGGGGACCCGGGTGGTGCATCAGCATCATGGAGGGCAGCCTTACGCGGACGCCTCCGGAGGAGAGCTGTGGATCAATGTGCTGGTGGAGTGTTTGAAGCATGGGCTGGCGCCCAAGTCGTGGACCGACTACCTCCACCTCACCGTTGGAGGAACACTGTCCAACGCCGGGATCAGTGGACAGGCTTTTCGGCACGGCCCACAGATCAGCAATGTGTACCAACTCGAGATCGTCACAG GCAAAGGAGAGGTGATGAATTGCTCCGAGGAAGAGAATAGTGAGCTCTTCCATGCTGCTCGGGGAGGGCTGGGCCAGTTTGGAATCATCACAAGAGCGCAGATTGCACTGGAGCCGGCTCCAGAGATG GTGAGATGGATTAGAGTGTTGTACTCTGACTTCACTAGCTTTACGGAGGACCAGGAAATGCTGATATCGGCAAAGGAGACCTTCGATTACATAGAAGGCTTCGTGATCACCAACAGGACAGGACTTATAAACAATTGGAGATCTTCGTTCAACCCGAGGGATCCTGTCCGAGCGAGCCAATTTGATTCCGATGGCAAGATTCTCTTTTGTCTCGAGATGACTAAAAACTTCAACCAACATGAAGCTGAGAGCATGGACCAG CAAGTCGAGCAACATTTGTCCAAGCTGAGGTACCTACCGTCCACGCTTTTCCAATCGGAAGTCTCCTACTTGGAGTTCTTAGATAGAGTTCATGCGTCCGAAGTGAAGCTGAGGTCCAAAGGGCTGTGGGATGTCCCACACCCATGGCTCAACCTCTTCATACCAAGAGCCAGAATCAAAGACTTCGCAAGGGAAGTCTTTGGCAAAATTCTGAGAGACAGTAGCAGAGGCCCCATTCTTCTATATCCACTTAATCGATCAAA GTGGGATAATCGAACATCAGCAGTGATACCAGATGAGGAGATCTTCTACTTGGTGGCCTTGCTATCTTCAGCACCATCTCCTGGCAGCTTAGAGGAAGCGCTGAAACAGAATAGAAAGATCCTAGATTTCTGCAACAAGGAAGGAATCAAAATGAAGCAGTACTTGCCATACTATACAACACAGGAAGAGTGGAGAGGCCACTACGGTGACAGATGGGAGATGTTTGCCCATAGGAAAGGCATTTATGATCCCTTGTCCATCCTCGCTCCCGGACAAAGAATATTCCACAAGGGAGTgcagtcctcctcctcctcgtaa